GCAAACTCAAAACACAAACACCCAAAAGCTCCGTCGCGAACCGCCACGAACTCTCGGGGGTTGCGCAAAAACCACAAGACCGGATCTTCGACCAAAGGGCCGACTCCTGGCCGTAGGCGGCGGCCCCCTTGGGCTATTTCCCGGGAAATGCCGCCCCGGGACCCACAAGAACCTCGTCGGCGTACCCCGCTCTTGCGAATTGGTTTATAATGTTTCACGTGAAACCATACCCAGCGGGGAGGGTTGCGAAATGACCGTGTTGGCCCTTACGAACCAAAAAGGGGGGGTGGGGAAGACTTCCTCCTGCGTGAACCTGGCGGCGGCCATAGCCATGCAGGGGAAGAGGGTTTTGATGGTGGACATGGATCCCCAGGGGAACGCCACGTCCGGGATCGGTATCGACCGTTCCTCTCTGTCCAAGAGCGTTTACGAGTTGTTGTTGGGGGATGCCCAGTTCGAGCAGGTGGTGGTGCAGTCGGACATAGACAACCTGTGGGTGCTGCCCGCCACCATAGACCTGGCGGGTGCGGAGATCGAGTTGTCCTCCGCCATCAGTCGGGAGTCCAGGCTTAGGAAGTTCCGGGAGCAGTTCGATTCATACCACCTGGTGCTGGTGGACTGCCCCCCATCCTTAGGGCTTCTCACCCTAAACGCCCTGGTGGCGGCGGACAAGTTCGTGGTGCCAATTCAGTGCGAGTACTACGCCTTGGAGGGGCTGTCGCAGCTGCTTAAAACCATAGACCTGGTGCGCCAGTACCTGAACCCCTCCATCGACCTCTTCGGAATCATACTAACCATGTACGACAACAGGACCCGTCTATCCAGGGACGTGGCGGAACAGGTGCGCCAGCGATTCCCCAAGGAGACCTTCGACACCATAATCCCAAGGAACGTGCGGGTGAGCGAGTCCCCCAGCTACGGCATGCCGGTGGTGACCTACGACCCCAGCAGCCAGGGGGCCCAGGCCTACGTGGAGCTGGCCCAGGAGGTGCTGGGGCGTCTATAGGCGCCCCATAAGTCGGAGGGTCAACTGGCCCCTACCGTGGGCGGATGTGCAAGACAGAAACACAAGGGAGGTAGGACTAATGGCAAAGCAAGGAGGACTTGGCAGGGGGCTTTCTTCCCTGATCCCAACGAAGCAGGACGAGCCGGCGGCGTTGGCGCCGGATACCCCGGCGGCGTCCAAGAAACCGGCGGACGGGGCGCCTTTGAAGGCCGAGGGGCCGGCGGGGCAGCGGGAGGAACGGGTGCCCTGTTCCGCCCTGGAGCCCAACCCCTTCCAGCCCAGAAGGGTCATAAGCGAGGGGTCCATCGACGAACTGGCGGCGTCCATAAAGGTCCACGGGGTGCTTCAGCCCCTGCTGGTGCGCCCCAAGGGAGACGACACCTATCAGATAGTGGCGGGTGAGCGCCGTTGGAGGGCCGCCATGAGGGCGGGGGTGCAGCAGGTGCCCGTCCGGGTGGTGGAGATGGACGAGCGGGCCATGCGGGAGGCGGCGCTGGTGGAGAACCTCCAGCGGGAGGACCTGTCCCCCCTGGACGTGGCGGAGAGCATAAACGAGCTCATACAGGAGTTCTCCTCCACCCACGAGGCCATAGCGGAGAGGCTGGGTTGGAGCCGTTCCGCGGTGACCAACAAGCTGAGGCTCCTGCAGCTCCCGGACTCCGTAAAGGCCCTGTTGTCCTCCGGGGCCATCACGGAGGGACACGCCAGGGCGCTACTTAGGCTCCAGGATCGGGGCCAGATGGAGGAGGTGGCCCGGGCGGTGGTCCAGAGGGGCCTTAGCGTCCGACAGACCGAGGATGTGGTGCGGCGAATGGAGTCCCAGGGGGGTGAGTCGGACAAGGGGGAGAGGACCCCAAGGGCCATAAACCACTACCCCTACGAGTTCGCCGATCAGTTCGGGGTGGAGATAGGCATGTCCGGCAAGTCGGACTCCCTGACCCTTCACCTCCGGAACCTCAACAAGTCCCAGGCCCACAAGATCCTGGCCCTCATAGACCAACACCGTGGGCTGATATTTCCCGGGAAATAGGGGGTGGGGGACTTGGCGAATCGGGACGTGATATTCGCCCCTTGGCGGATGGCCTACATAAAGTCCGGCGGGGTCCAGGAGGAGGGCTGCTTCCTTTGCAACGCCGGCGCCAAGGGGGACCCCCTTCTGGTGCACCGGGGGGAGCGGTGCCTTGTGATATTGAACCGTTTCCCCTACAACCCGGGACATCTGCTCATAGCCCCCATAAGGCACGTGGGGGATCCGGAGGACCTGGAGGCCCCGGAGGGCGCTGAGCTCTGGGAGCTGCAGGTCAAGTGCCTTGGGCTGGTGCGAAGGGTCATGAACCCCCATGGTTTCAACGTGGGGATGAACCTGGGGGCCGCCGCTGGGGCCGGCCTGCCGGGGCACCTTCACCTTCACCTGGTGCCCCGGTGGAACGGGGACTGCAACTTCATGCCCGTGATAGGGGACGTGAAGGTCATCCCCGAGGCGCTGGAGGAGACCCGGAGGGCTCTGGCGGAGGCCTGGGGGTGATGGGTTGGAGATCATAGAATCCCCGTTGGAACCCCACGTTGAGGAGCTGGCCATAAAGCGGTCCCGCTTCATCGGGGTGGCGATCCCCTTCGACCACTCCACGGCCATGAAGGACCTTCTAAGGGAGGTGCAGGAGGATTACCCCCGGGCCACCCACTACTGTTGGGCCTACAAGACCCATTTCCCAAGGCGGGACGAGGGCTTCTCCGACGGCGGGGAGCCCTCGGGAACCGCCGGGAGGCCCATCTTGAACGCCATCCTGTCCTCCGGCATGTCCCAGGTGGCGGTGGTGGTGGTTCGATACTACGGGGGCATAAAGCTGGGGGTCCGGGGGCTCATAGACGCCTACAACCTGGCGGCCAAGGCGGCATTGGAGGGCTGCCAACGGGTGGTGTTGGAGCGGTGTCTGCCGGTGAGCTTCACCCTGGACTACTCAAAGGAGGACCAGCTCCGGCATTGGTGGCACCGCATGGGACTTAGGGGGGACGCGATCCGTTGGAATTACCGGGAAAAGCTGGAGGCCTCGGGCATAATACCGGAGGAGATGAAGGGGGCCCTCGAGAAGTTCCTGGACCAGGTATCCTACCATGGGGAGGTGGTTTGCCGATTCGGGGAGATACAGCTCTTGGCGTCCCCCCTGGAGAAAAACCGCCCCCAAGGGGACCATGGGGTTCAGGGAAGCCAAGTTTGATTTTTTAAACCATAAGGCCGAGAATGCGCGTTTTTTAGCCTTAACCCCCAAAATACCGCCATAAGCTTTTAAAAACAGGTCCCTAACTCCTCCATGGGAGGGGTAGAGGCAACTCTAGGTCAAAATAGATCAACCCCCGGACACGCTCTTGGCTCTCTGTGGTATCCGGGGGTTTTGTATTCCCAGTGTCAGACTGTAGCGTGGCGTTGTCGTCCCCTTGTCATCCCTTGGCCTTTTACTCCGGCGGCAAGGGGGGTTCGTAAGCGGACCCCATGAGCTTTTTCCAGTCCACGTCGTCGCTCAGCAGGTTCGGGCAAGTGGCGTCGGGGTAGAACCAGCGCCTGCCCAGCCCCATCAGCACGTTGTACCACTCGTGCACGTCCGGGGGAGCCACGTCGCCGTTCTTGCCTATCCGGCGGAGCTCCCGATAAACCAGGGCTATCATCTGGTTTTCGTCCAGCACCGAGGTGGTCTTCTCGAAGAACTCCATCACGTACTGGTATTCCACCGCCCCCAGCTGATAGAGTATTTCCCGCCACTTGGCCGGCATCCTGCTGGTCTTGGCCAAAACCACCCGTTTCTTGCTGCCCCGGGACTTTCTGTTCAGCACGAAGAGGATCTTGTCCACCTCCACGTGCCCAAGCTCCGGGTACTTCCTCACCAACGCCTCCGCTATGGGCCTTATCCTATCGGAACAGATCACATGCCCCGCATCCTTGTCCATATCCAACGGACCGCACCTCCCACTCTCGTATCCCCCACGGCGCATATGGCTTAAAAAACCCGCTTCCCACCAGGGGACAGGAGAAGATTATACTACCACACCCCACAAGGTCTATATTGGTCAAGATAATCGCCCGCCCTTGTAGGCCATAAAAACCACCGGACAAAGGCCAAACAGGCATGCGGAAGCCCTAGAAGGCCTTCCATGGGCGCAAGGACGCAACCCATGGGCCCCTGAACTCCCTGGGGCTTTAACTTGAAAACCTGCCGGAGGGGCACGGCCTTTTCTCATTTTCCAATCTTGCCTTCCCTCCCTGCCGAAGGGGGCTAAATCGCCTTACATGGCCCCAACAGGGCAAAGGACGATCCCCCCACCGCCGCAAGGGGCCCATGGAGCTAAAGCTGGAATCTGCCCTGGTGGTTTCATCGCGTCGCCATGGGAAGAGGAGAAGGGAGCGTGGGGCCTAGGGCATCCCAAGGCTAGGCGATGCCCTCCAGCAAGACGGGAGGGCATGAAAACAAGGGCGAATCCATAAAAGCCCGATAGGACAAAACCTCGCACAAAGACCGGGGCTTCGTCAAAACATCCATGGGGATCCAGCCAAAAAACCACAAAAAAGACGCCTACGACCGATATACCAGCATCTACATCAAACTTGAAAATAACGACTTTGAAAAACAGCGGCCACGGACAACACAAGAAACACCCTTTGACGAAGCCAAGACAGCTACGCCAGAAGTCCGCCAGGCGCCGTAGAACCTGTCTTTCAAGGGTGTTAGAACCCCCTAGGGATGCGCAAGGGCAGATTAAGAAGCCAAAGACCCCGCCCAATCCAAGGAAGCCCCAAAGAAGGACCCAAGCGCCAATGGCGCAAAAACCCAAAGCCAAGGCAAGACACCAAGAAAAAACGGCATGGCAGCTAAAAACTCCACCGCCGCTTCAACCCCCGTCCCCAAGGGATCAGGACACAAAAACCAAGCCCCCGCTAAAAACCCAAACCGTAACATAAAAAAACAAAGCCTATCCAGCAGCCACAGAAAAGCCGCGCCTGAACCGCATCCGCCAACGACGCATTGCCAAAGATGTCCACCAAAAATACCGTGGGGCATAAAACCCGCACCCAACAGGACATGTCGCACATGGGGCCGCACCATGGGACGGCGGAAGGCCCATGTTTCACGTGAAACATGGGCCAGGCCGGCATGCAAACCCAAGAAGCAACGCCACGCTAGATAAATAATACGTTAAACAAAGGGGCTGAGCGCGCCCCAACCGCTGGCGGCGCTTCCGTTAGATCCAACGCGGGCTGATTCGCTCATGCCTCACCCCAAAGACACAACGCCAAGTCCCGGGGCGGCCTTCGATCGAAGGGCCGCTGAGCGGAATCCGCCATGCCCGCAGGGGGCCTGCGGCGCCAGGGAACCATCGCTTTCCTTCGCATGGCCAATGCCAAAGGTGGCAGAAAAAGGGGCAGCGATCCGCCGGGGATCGGGCTGGGGCAATTGGCAACCGCAAGTTAGACGCCCGTCTTGTGTGCCGACGGCGTCGAATGCGCATCGCCACCGGGGCTTTCTTGTCGTCCTCCGGTGCCCTTGGGCCGTCGGAGGAACCGGTAGGCGTGGCATGTTGGATAATGGATCGCCCGGCCCGCCCAAGCTCAAGCCCCAGGGACCTGCAACCTATGATGGGACGCGAGGTAAGGGGGTAGGGGCCCAAAGAAGGATCCCAGCGCCTGCGAGCTGGGCGCTAGCACCGTGGTACGCCGAACACCCCAAGCCGCCGGGATGGACGGGCACCCGGCAATGAGGGAACCCCGCCCCAAGGGGCCGCAGCGGCGTAAGACCGACAAGGGGCAACGACCCCAAAGAGGGGCTGCTGCCCATGGCAAGACACGAGGGCGCCAAGGCACGCCAAACGCCCAAAGCCCTGGCATGGCAGGACCCAGGACAGCGGGAAACCGCCCCAAGGGGCCGCAAAACTCGGCGCAAAATAGCGTGCATCGACCTTGATTTATGCTGACCTTATCCCTACCTTCCTTGCCATCGCGCTACAGCCTGCGGGTGCCAAGGGGCCACAAGGAACGGTCCTCCTCGGCCCAAGGCCCGGCGGAGACGAGGCCCCATAGGGCGGCCTAAGGCAACCGCTTCACACAAGGCAGGCTTTGGAATATATTTAAAAATCAGATCACCCCATGTGCGCCCAAGGGGATGACGCGGAACGGGGAAGGGAAGAAAACAAAAGCCCCCGCATCCCCCGTGGGCAGGCGAAAAGGTCCGCCCCGGGATGGGGCATCTTAGGCGGTACGGCAATTTATTGCTCGTTTAGCATATAATAAAAAAGCCGCGGCCGGAGCCCAATCCCATGGGCGGAATCTCGACTTTGATCTACAAAAACGATCTACAAAAACCTCGAAGCCATAGGGGGATGGGAATTTAAGACGTCCTTAAACCTTAATATAAAGTTCCGTCCCCTCCCACGAAAAACCCTGCTCCGAGAATCCGGGAGGTGAGAGCGCGTCATCCCTTCTTTCTTCCTAGCCGGAAGAACCGCCTGGGGTTGCAGGCCAAGAGGCGCCATTGGGGGTCCGCAGGGCGGTGACGTTCCAGGGAAATAGGGGCTTCGCAAAGGGGCTTTATCTCATACGTCTTCAGGGCCCCTGGTAAGGTCGAAACCAACGCTTTGGAGGCCGGGAGGTGTTTTTGATGGTCAAGGGCAGCATAAGGACGAAGCTCATAGCGGTGGTCTTAGGTGGAGCCCTGGCGGTTCTTGGGGGCATAACCGCCATCACCGCGGTGAACGTGAGGAGGAGCGCCATGGAGGCGGGGCTCAAGGAGGGGCTTTACGCCTCAAGGGCCGACGCCGCCAGGGTGGAGGAAGAGCTCCAGCGGGCCATGGACGTGGCGTACGAGGTTTCCCAGGTACTTGGGGCCATGGTGGAGTCCGGCGCCCAAAGCCGGGAGGGGGCCCGGAACATACTGGTTAGAACCTTGGCATCCCACCCGGACTTCTTCGCCATGTCCTGCGGGTTTGAGCCCAACGCCTTCGACGGCCGGGACCAGGACTACGTGAACAAACCCTGGCACGACGGCACCGGCCGGTTCGTGCCCTACGTTTACAACGACGGCGGCACCATCAAGACCGAGCCCCTGGTGGGCTACGACAAGGAAGGGGAGGGGGACTGGTACCTGGTGCCGGTGAGGACCGGCAAGCTCTTCCTCACGGAGCCCTACGAGTACCCGGTGGGGGGGAAGAAGGTCCTCATGACCACCGTGTCGTCTCCGGTGAAGGCCAAGGGCAAGGTCATAGGGGCGGTGACGGTGGACATATCGCTGGACAAGATCCAAAGCATCGTCTCGGGCCTTAAATTCTTCGACTCCGGGTTCGCCCGCCTCATGTCCTACAACGGGATCGTGGCGGCCCACAAGGACGGGGAGCGGATAAACAAGCCCGCAGGGGAGCTCAAGGACCCCTCGGGGCAGAGGTTTTTGGAGAGGATCCGCCGCGGTGAGGAGTGGCATGAGCGGGCGTGGAACGAGTCCGCCAAGAGGTACACCATAAAGATCAACACTCCGGTTCGGGTGGATGGGGTGGACACCCCCTGGAGCTTTGGGGGGGTGCTCTTTGAGGAGGAGGTTTACGCCAAGGCCAACAGGCTGGTGACCACCGTGGTGCTCCTGTCGGCGCTGGGGGCCTTGGCGCTGGCGGCGGTGGTCTTCTTCGGGGCCAACAGGATAACGGCCCCCATAAGGAGGCTTTCGGCCCTGGCGGACCGGGCGGCCTCCGGGGACCTTTCCATGGGGGAGGACGAGCTGGTCATGAGGACCGGCGACGAGACCGAGGCTCTGTCCCGGTCCATCTACGGCATGATGAGCTCCCTCCGGGGGACGCTGGGGGCCATATCCCAGGCGGTGTCGGACCTCTCCCCGCAGCGCCCAGGTGGTGTCCGGCTCCTCCCGGGAGGCGTCGGAGGCCATGGAGCGGTGCTCGTCCCTCGTGTCCGACACATCTAAGAGGCTGGACCGGCTGGCGGCGTCCCAGGAGGAGATAACCGCCTCCTCCGAGGAGGTGGCGTCGGGCTCCCAGATGTCCGCCCAGAGGGCCACGGACATGGCCTCTTCGGTGGAGGACGCCAGATCCTCCGGCGAGGAGGGGGCCCGGGCGGTCCTCAGGGTGGCCCAGTCCCTGCGGTCCGTGGCCCAGGAGGCGGAGCGGGCCAGCTCCATGGTGAAGACGTTGGGGGAGCGGGCGGGCAGGATACAGTCCTTCGTGGCCCAGATAGGCCAGATAGCGGACCAGACGAACCTGTTGGCGTTAAACGCCGCCATAGAGGCCGCCCGGGCGGGGGAAGCGGGCAAGGGCT
This DNA window, taken from Thermanaerothrix sp., encodes the following:
- a CDS encoding AAA family ATPase; the protein is MTVLALTNQKGGVGKTSSCVNLAAAIAMQGKRVLMVDMDPQGNATSGIGIDRSSLSKSVYELLLGDAQFEQVVVQSDIDNLWVLPATIDLAGAEIELSSAISRESRLRKFREQFDSYHLVLVDCPPSLGLLTLNALVAADKFVVPIQCEYYALEGLSQLLKTIDLVRQYLNPSIDLFGIILTMYDNRTRLSRDVAEQVRQRFPKETFDTIIPRNVRVSESPSYGMPVVTYDPSSQGAQAYVELAQEVLGRL
- a CDS encoding ParB/RepB/Spo0J family partition protein, giving the protein MAKQGGLGRGLSSLIPTKQDEPAALAPDTPAASKKPADGAPLKAEGPAGQREERVPCSALEPNPFQPRRVISEGSIDELAASIKVHGVLQPLLVRPKGDDTYQIVAGERRWRAAMRAGVQQVPVRVVEMDERAMREAALVENLQREDLSPLDVAESINELIQEFSSTHEAIAERLGWSRSAVTNKLRLLQLPDSVKALLSSGAITEGHARALLRLQDRGQMEEVARAVVQRGLSVRQTEDVVRRMESQGGESDKGERTPRAINHYPYEFADQFGVEIGMSGKSDSLTLHLRNLNKSQAHKILALIDQHRGLIFPGK
- a CDS encoding HIT domain-containing protein is translated as MANRDVIFAPWRMAYIKSGGVQEEGCFLCNAGAKGDPLLVHRGERCLVILNRFPYNPGHLLIAPIRHVGDPEDLEAPEGAELWELQVKCLGLVRRVMNPHGFNVGMNLGAAAGAGLPGHLHLHLVPRWNGDCNFMPVIGDVKVIPEALEETRRALAEAWG
- a CDS encoding YigZ family protein, producing the protein MEIIESPLEPHVEELAIKRSRFIGVAIPFDHSTAMKDLLREVQEDYPRATHYCWAYKTHFPRRDEGFSDGGEPSGTAGRPILNAILSSGMSQVAVVVVRYYGGIKLGVRGLIDAYNLAAKAALEGCQRVVLERCLPVSFTLDYSKEDQLRHWWHRMGLRGDAIRWNYREKLEASGIIPEEMKGALEKFLDQVSYHGEVVCRFGEIQLLASPLEKNRPQGDHGVQGSQV
- a CDS encoding putative metallopeptidase gives rise to the protein MDKDAGHVICSDRIRPIAEALVRKYPELGHVEVDKILFVLNRKSRGSKKRVVLAKTSRMPAKWREILYQLGAVEYQYVMEFFEKTTSVLDENQMIALVYRELRRIGKNGDVAPPDVHEWYNVLMGLGRRWFYPDATCPNLLSDDVDWKKLMGSAYEPPLPPE
- a CDS encoding methyl-accepting chemotaxis protein, translated to MVKGSIRTKLIAVVLGGALAVLGGITAITAVNVRRSAMEAGLKEGLYASRADAARVEEELQRAMDVAYEVSQVLGAMVESGAQSREGARNILVRTLASHPDFFAMSCGFEPNAFDGRDQDYVNKPWHDGTGRFVPYVYNDGGTIKTEPLVGYDKEGEGDWYLVPVRTGKLFLTEPYEYPVGGKKVLMTTVSSPVKAKGKVIGAVTVDISLDKIQSIVSGLKFFDSGFARLMSYNGIVAAHKDGERINKPAGELKDPSGQRFLERIRRGEEWHERAWNESAKRYTIKINTPVRVDGVDTPWSFGGVLFEEEVYAKANRLVTTVVLLSALGALALAAVVFFGANRITAPIRRLSALADRAASGDLSMGEDELVMRTGDETEALSRSIYGMMSSLRGTLGAISQAVSDLSPQRPGGVRLLPGGVGGHGAVLVPRVRHI